Proteins encoded in a region of the Micropterus dolomieu isolate WLL.071019.BEF.003 ecotype Adirondacks linkage group LG09, ASM2129224v1, whole genome shotgun sequence genome:
- the LOC123976747 gene encoding LOW QUALITY PROTEIN: chitin synthase chs-1-like (The sequence of the model RefSeq protein was modified relative to this genomic sequence to represent the inferred CDS: substituted 2 bases at 2 genomic stop codons): MDSAATNFGCNSTNNRTSGGSPVNLSMLDYCNALLTKIPEKNLQKLQYIQDSARILLKVKNNITPILSHTDRKRPWDICREVPVIEDEQTPWKMIKLLKIISLSVVALIVFGLALCSKTSFLLLITLSNEGTKTLPAEQKPVALLCVGFSLITSSVLLLQKSFWKACYKSSKLPAKKTVALVLFLEFLVSLGAAILTIVAMPHLDIVTNVTILNGVAVLSTLLQVVTRCTAKEMNRFLVPSIAAFMLILLGYVLFLFLYIMKDPTDIKMAIWVGLAVGGSFLVSLNWWETYFRLISENSSSVFLKDLCRDMTKCQNMLQIISSLLRITVTACVLGAYVPLSKMDWDIVKSIPRRETKIIAIIIGVQLISSALCHWFAVAACKMHALRRCFILPLYLASLAVMALLIIPVIVYYQEYRIRLNGTANINFTGYCNDIVDGRNHNLNGSVFPHLVLDVTHTLCFLDMSNITDIGLLTGSAVSWWLGLVLATLHVWYLNVYRIQRTQDLFIRRLYEGAFIEQSLLLNTRFNIQQTTNRMKKCLWASETAMVYLCATMWHETYEEMMNIIISIFRLDKYRPKKDPKFKDFTFEAHIFIDDAFKPVEGSRGRHLNKYAKNLVEILSEVYCIFKNIDKKFFRKQQHIPYQKIIRTPYGGRLVVRMPHGNYIVVHFKDKELIRHKKRWSQIMYLYYLLGWKLMTKYYSSTPSEIREKYNTFLHNNISKXYLXIRSKMCLFLQKEKHNTYLLALDGDTDFQPTAVMLLIDRLKMYPRVGAVCGRIHPTGSGPAVWFQKFEYAVSHWLQKTAEHVIGCVLCSPGCFSLFRAEALMDDNVMKRYSTKSTEARHYIQFDQGEDRWLCTLLLKQGWRIEYNAASDAYTNAPEDFKELYNQRRRWGPSTMANVVDLLGSTNIISKRNSSMSKPFMFYQLFAITSATLAPATICLMIAGSLSFIFNIEANGALVLAVLPPLIYLILCFKLKSDTQITIAAVLSIIYAFIMLVVTMSIIGAMVRDQTILTPSSIFVISMAIIYIITAIMHPQEIHLLFYGFLYILCIPSAYLLLTIYSMVNMNNVSWGTRETKSSAGTPADTTTQTTAQKAKSIFQRLFSWAKCCKKSNKRSGGGQDELVTEFIYPEPQPQNTIVEDIRIPEQEQRQVKPVFNSPALSWVTQLKNVVSDMQLQEDSLDQEEEHFWKELQEKYLQPLVDDKEKQEKITNDLRELRNKINFAFFIMNALWLVATFTLQLLNVPIMVPKLSLNLDLTGQYIPIDPISFMFILGFASSVVIQFLTMFYHRIYTLIHYVAFLDTEPKEQKPETEESDLPGKMVNAASNAKHNSQEESEAEDSDDEFALRSYKKWHEGETMV; this comes from the exons ATGGATTCTGCTGCCACCAATTTTGGGTGCAACTCCACCAACAACAGGACCAGCGGTGGCAGCCCTGTCAATCTGTCAAT GCTGGACTACTGCAATGCTCTCCTCACCAAGATCCCTGAAAAAAACCTTCAAAAGCTGCAGTACATCCAGGACAGCGCTAGGATCCTGTtgaaagtgaaaaacaacatCACCCCCATCTTGTCTCATACAGACCGGAA GAGGCCGTGGGATATATGTCGAGAGGTCCCTGTCATTGAAGATGAACAGACGCCATGGAAAATGATCAAACTACTAAAgatcatttctctctctgtagtcGCTCTGATTGTGTTTGGATTGGCTCTATGTAGCAAG ACTTcgttcctcctcctcatcacctTGTCCAATGAAGGCACCAAGACCCTCCCAGCTGAGCAGAAACCTGTTGCTCTGCTGTGTGTTGGCTTCTCTCTCATCACCTCCAGTGTGCTTCTCTTACAAAAGAGCTTCTGGAAGGCGTGTTACAAATCCTCAAAGCTGCCGGCCAAGAAGACCGTAGCATTG GTTCTGTTCCTCGAGTTCCTGGTGTCTCTGGGTGCAGCGATTCTCACCATTGTGGCAATGCCACACTTGGACATTGTGACCAACGTGACAATACTGAATGGTGTCGCTGTCCTCTCTACTCTCCTACAAGTGGTCACTCGGTGCACTGCCAAGGAAATGAATCGTTTCCTGGTGCCGTCCATTGCTGCCTTCATGCTTATTTTGCTTGGTTACGTCCTGTTCCTCTTCTTATACATTATGAAAGATCCTACTGATATTAAGATGGCCATTTGGGTGGGTCTGGCTGTTGGTGGATCCTTCTTGGTGTCTTTGAACTGGTGGGAGACCTACTTCAGACTGATAAGCGAGAATAGCAGCTCTGTCTTCCTCAAGGACCTGTGCAGAGACATGACAAAGTGCCAGAATATGCTGCAAATCATCTCCAGCCTGCTCAGGATCACAGTGACCGCCTGTGTGCTCGGAGCCTACGTCCCTCTGTCCAAAATGGACTGGGACATAGTGAAGTCTATCCCAAGGCGTGAGACAAAAATTATAGCCATTATCATTGGGGTCCAGCTGAtctcctctgccctctgccACTGGTTTGCTGTTGCGGCCTGCAAGATGCACGCCCTGCGACGATGCTTCATCCTGCCTTTGTATCTGGCGTCTTTGGCCGTCATGGCTCTGCTCATCATCCCTGTTATCGTTTACTATCAGGAATACAGAATACGTCTGAACGGGACTGCAAACATCAACTTCACAGGCTACTGCAATGACATTGTAGATGGAAGAAACCACAACTTGAATGGCAGTGTCTTCCCACACCTGGTTTTGGATGTTACACACACTCTGTGCTTCCTGGACATGTCAAATATAACTGACATTGGCCTGCTGACAG GTTCAGCAGTGTCCTGGTGGCTCGGTCTTGTCTTGGCCACTCTTCATGTGTGGTACCTCAATGTGTATCGTATCCAGAGGACCCAAGACCTGTTCATCAGGAGACTGTATGAAGGAGCCTTTATTGAGCAATCCCTGCTCCTCAACACACGATTCAACATCCAACAGACCACAAACAGAATGAAGAAGTGCTTGTG GGCATCTGAAACTGCAATGGTGTATCTGTGTGCGACCATGTGGCACGAGACCTACGAAGAGATGATGAACATCATTATATCAATATTCAG ACTGGACAAGTACAGACCAAAGAAAGACCCAAAGTTCAAAGATTTCACCTTTGAAGCCCATATCTTCATTGATGATGCATTCAAACCAGTCGAGGGGAGTCGGGGGCGTCACctcaacaaatatgcaaagaACCTTGTTGAAATCCTCTCAGAAGTTTATTG CATCTTCAAAAACATCGATAAAAAGTTCTTCAGAAAGCAGCAGCACATCCCTTATCAGAAGATCATAAGGACACCGTATGGCGGTCGTCTTGTGGTCAGAATGCCTCACGGGAACTATATTGTGGTTCACTTTAAGGACAAAGAACTCATCCGTCACAAGAAGAGATGGTCTCAG ATCATGTACCTTTACTATCTTTTGGGCTGGAAACTCATGACAAAATATTAT AGCAGCACTCCAAGTGAGATAAGAGAAAAATATAACACTTTTCTTCATAACAATATTTCTAAATAATACCTGTAAATCAGATCTAAAATGTGCCTTTTTCTCCAGAAAGAGAAGCACAACACCTACCTCCTGGCTTTAGATGGGGACACAGACTTCCAGCCAACTGCTGTGATGTTGCTCATCGATCGTTTGAAAATGTACCCACGTGTTGGGGCAGTATGTGGCAGGATTCACCCCACTGGATCAG GTCCTGCAGTGTGGTTCCAGAAGTTTGAGTACGCCGTCAGTCACTGGCTGCAGAAGACAGCGGAGCATGTGATTGGCTGTGTGTTGTGCAGCCCCGGCTGCTTCAGTCTGTTCAGAGCAGAGGCGCTGATGGATGACAACGTGATGAAGAGATACTCCACCAAGTCCACAGAGGCGAGACACTACATCCAGTTCGACCAAG GTGAGGACCGCTGGCTGTGTACTTTACTACTAAAGCAGGGATGGAGAATTGAGTACAATGCAGCATCTGATGCTTACACCAATGCACCTGAGGACTTCAAAGAACTCTACAACCAG CGTCGGCGATGGGGACCGTCCACGATGGCTAATGTGGTGGATCTGTTGGGCTCCACCAACATAATTTCCAAGAGGAACTCATCCATGTCCAAACCCTTCATGTTCTATCAGCTCTTTGCCATCACCTCAGCCACCCTGGCCCCTGCCACCATCTGCCTGATGATCGCAG GTAGTTTGTCTTTCATCTTTAACATTGAAGCCAACGGTGCCCTGGTCCTGGCTGTGTTACCTCCTCTCATTTACCTGATTCTCTGCTTCAAACTGAAATCAGACACTCAGATCACTATTGCAGCAGTCTTGAGTATCATATATGCATTCATCATGTTGGTGGTGACAATGTCCATCATCG GCGCAATGGTGAGGGACCAAACCATCCTGACACCCAGCAGCATTTTCGTCATCTCTATGGCCATTATTTACATCATCACTGCGATAATGCATCCTCAGGAAATCCATCTGCTATTCTACGGTTTTCTCTACATTCTCTGCATCCCCAGCGCCTACCTCCTGCTTACCATCTATTCCATGGTCAACATGAACAATGTGTCCTGGGGCACCCGGGAGACAAAATCTTCTGCTGGAACGCCTGCAGACACCACCACACAAACAACAGCTCAGAAAG CCAAAAGCATCTTCCAACGACTCTTCTCGTGGGccaaatgttgtaaaaaatccaacaagagATCTGGAGGTGGGCAGGATGAACTGGTCACAGAGTTCATATATCCTGAACCCCAGCCCCAAAACACTATTGTGGAAGACATTAGGATCCCAGAGCAAGAACAAAG GCAAGTGAAGCCTGTTTTCAACTCTCCTGCCCTAT CTTGGGTCACACAACTAAAGAATGTTGTCAGTGACATGCAGCTGCAGGAGGACTCCCTCGACcag gaggaggagcactTCTGGAAAGAGCTTCAGGAGAAGTACCTACAACCTCTGGTCGATGACAAAGAGAAACAGGAAAAGATAACCAATGACCTGCGAGAGCTGAGAAACAAG ATAAACTTTGCCTTCTTCATCATGAATGCTCTGTGGCTAGTGGCGACATTTACCCTCCAACTCTTGAATGTACCCATCATGGTCCCCAAGCTCAGCCTCAACCTCGACCTTACCGGACAATATATACCAATTGATCCCATTTCCTTCATGTTCATTTTGGGATTTGCCTCATCGGTTGTGATCCAGTTCTTGACCATGTTTTACCACAG AATCTACACTCTGATCCATTATGTGGCCTTTTTGGACACAGAGCCCAAAGAGCAAAAACCTGAAACAGAAGAATCAGACCTGCCAGGAAAAATG GTCAATGCTGCGTCTAACGCCAAACACAACTCCCAAGAAGAGTCAGAAGCTGAAGACAGTGATGATGAGTTCGCCTTGAGGTCGTACAAGAAATGGCATGAGGGAGAGACAATGGTGTAA